In Chanodichthys erythropterus isolate Z2021 chromosome 18, ASM2448905v1, whole genome shotgun sequence, the following are encoded in one genomic region:
- the LOC137006226 gene encoding ribosome quality control complex subunit NEMF-like isoform X2 — protein MKSRFNTVDIRAVIAEINAKCVGMRVNNIYDIDTKTYLIKLQKPDCKSVLLIESGIRIHLTEFDWPKNMMPSGFAMKCRKHLKSRRLVHVKQLGVDRIVDMQFGSDEAAYHLILELYDRGNIILTDHQFTILNLLRFRTAEAEDVDVKIAVRERYPVENARPVEPLIHLDRLTEILSEAQSGEQIKRVLNPHLPYGGSLIEHCLMAVGLPGFCKVEQFEIAQAISKIMEALQMAEDYMEKTADFSGRGFIIQNSEKKPSMCPDQSQEELLMYEEFHPFLFCQHAKSRYVEFESFNKAVDEFFSKMESQKLDMKALQQEKHALKKLENVRRDHEQRLEALHQLQEVDRLKGELVEMNLQTVERALQVVRSALANQVDWAEIAQIVKEAQAAGDPVACAIKELKLQSNHMTMLLKNPYVGSEDGEAEDTDARKAAEGSEALKGKKSKSKEKGQKGKLEKDKPVLVDVDLNLSAYANAKKYYDSKRSAAKKEQKTVEAAQKAFKSAEKKTKQTLKEVQTVTSIQKARKVYWFEKFLWFVSSENYLIIAGRDQQQNEMIVKRYLRAGDVYVHADLHGATSCVIKNPSGDPVPPRTLTEAGTMAVCYSAAWDAKVITSAWWVHHHQVSKTAPTGEYLTTGSFMIRGKKNFLPPSYLIMGFGFLFKVDDESVFRHRGERKMKTLDEEEDVASSTADLLEEGDELLGEDSGSEGEEEEESSRPAAEEEEQLTCANTRDEDEAEQTCSAPDEPPAEDDQISFPDTSISLSHLQPNRTLQSDAFKQDDSHQVNADAQGKKHLTAKQRRDMKKKQKQENADDPEENDTKEPETHSVTERKNGAANPPLKRGQKNKLKKMKDKYKDQDEEDREMMMKLLGSAGSSKEEKVKKGKKGKMKEEPVKKPQPHQKPAVKPRAENSSRTNEDADAAEDPDAKETEDVDNPAAEDCSILDSLTGLPHPDDVLMFAVPVCAPYMALSNYKYKVKLTPGTQKKGKAARTAVLSFMRGKDASAREKDLFRSVKDTDLSRNMPGKVKVSAPNLLAVKKK, from the exons atGAAGAGCAGGTTTAATACAGTGGATATCAGAGCAGTGATCGCAGAAATCAACGCAAA ATGTGTCGGGATGAGAGTCAACAACATCTATGACATCGACACTAAAACATACCTGATCAAGCTGCAGAA GCCAGACTGTAAGTCGGTGCTGCTGATCGAGTCTGGCATCAGGATTCACCTGACGGAGTTCGACTGGCCCAAGAACATGATGCCGTCTGGATTCGCCATGAAG TGCCGAAAGCACCTGAAGTCCAGGAGGCTGGTGCACGTGAAGCAGCTCGGTGTGGACAGGATCGTGGACATGCAGTTCGGCTCCGACGAGGCGGCGTATCATCTGATCCTGGAGCTGTACGACCGC gggAACATCATCCTGACGGACCATCAGTTCACTATCCTGAATCTGCTCCGCTTCCGTACGGCCGAGGCCGAGGATGTGGACGTGAAGATCGCGGTGAGAGAGAGATACCCTGTAGAGAACGCCAGACCCGTGGAGCCGCTCATCCATCTGGACAG ACTCACAGAGATCCTGTCTGAAGCTCAGAGCGGAGAGCAAATCAAACGGGTTCTGAATCCTCATCTGC cgtACGGCGGGTCGCTCATCGAACACTGTCTCATGGCCGTCGGGCTGCCGGGCTTCTGTAAAGTCGAGCAGTTTGAAATCGCTCAGG CAATTTCTAAAATCATGGAGGCTTTACAGATGGCTGAAGATTACATGGAGAAAACGGCCGACTTCAGTGGAAGG GGCTTCATCATCCAGAACAGCGAGAAGAAGCCGAGCATGTGTCCGGATCAGTCCCAGGAAGAGCTGCTGAT GTATGAAGAATTTCATCCGTTCCTCTTTTGCCAACATGCAAAAAGCCGCTATGTTGAGTTTGAGTCTTTTAACAAG GCCGTGGATGAGTTCTTCTCTAAGATGGAGAGTCAGAAGTTGGACATGAAAGCGCTGCAGCAGGAGAAACACGCGCTGAAGAAGCTGGAGAACGTCAGACGCGATCATGAGCAGCGGCTGGAGGCGCTTCATCAGCTACAG GAGGTGGACCGGCTGAAGGGCGAGCTGGTGGAGATGAACCTGCAGACGGTGGAGCGAGCGCTGCAGGTGGTGCGCAGTGCGCTGGCCAATCAGGTGGACTGGGCCGAGATCGCTCAGATCGTGAAGGAAGCTCAAGCGGCCGGCGACCCCGTGGCCTGCGCCATCAAAGAGCTCAAGCTGCAGAGCAATCACATGACCATGCTGCTCAA AAACCCTTATGTTGGTTCAGAGGACGGAGAGGCTGAAGACACGGATGCCAGAAAGGCTGCGGAGGGATCGGAGGCGCTAAAGGGGAAGAAGAGTAAGAGCAAAGAGAAAGGACAGAAAGGAAAACTGGAGAAGGACAAGCCTGTTCTAGTGGACGTGGATCTGAATCTCTCGGCTTACGCCAATGCAAAGAA GTACTACGACAGCAAGAGAAGCGCGGCCAAAAAAGAGCAGAAAACCGTGGAAGCGGCGCAGAAG GCCTTCAAATCTGCTGAGAAAAAGACCAAACAGACACTGAAAGAGGTGCAGACGGTGACCAGCATCCAGAAAGCCAGGAAGGTCTACTG GTTTGAGAAGTTCCTGTGGTTCGTCAGCTCCGAGAACTACCTGATCATCGCCGGACGAGACCAGCAGCAGAACGAGATGATCGTCAAGCGCTACCTGAGAGCAG GGGACGTTTACGTTCACGCGGATCTGCACGGAGCCACGAGCTGCGTGATCAAGAACCCGTCTG GTGATCCGGTTCCTCCCCGCACGCTGACCGAGGCCGGGACGATGGCCGTGTGCTACAGCGCGGCGTGGGACGCTAAGGTCATCACCAGCGCCTGGTGGGTCCACCATCATCAG GTGTCCAAGACGGCTCCGACCGGAGAATATCTGACCACTGGCAGCTTCATGATCAGAG GGAAGAAAAACTTTTTGCCTCCATCGTATCTGATCATGGGCTTCGGGTTCCTGTTCAAG GTCGACGATGAGAGTGTTTTTAGGCATCGTGGAGAAAGGAAGATGAAAACCCTGGACGAGGAAGAGGACGTGGCGTCCAGCACCGCAGACCTTCTGGAGGAAGGAGACGAACTCTTAG GTGAGGACAGCGGGAGCGagggagaggaggaggaagagtcCAGCCGGCCGGCggcagaggaggaagagcagctGACGTGTGCAAACACCAGAGACGAGGATGAAGCCGAACAAACGTGCAGCGCGCCGGACGAACCGCCGGCCGAGGACGATCAGATCAGCTTCCCAGACACGAGCATCTCGCTGTCACACCTGCAGCCCAACAG GACTCTTCAGAGTGACGCCTTCAAGCAGGACGATTCGCATCAG GTGAACGCAGACGCTCAAGGCAAAAAGCACCTGACGGCCAAACAGCGCAG AGAcatgaagaagaagcagaagcagGAGAACGCGGACGATCCGGAGGAAAACGACACCAAAGAGCCGGAGACTCACAGCGTGACGGAGCGCAAGAACGGAGCGGCCAATCCGCCGCTGAAGAGAGGACAGAAG aACAAACTGAAGAAGATGAAGGACAAATACAAAGACCAGGATGAAGAGGACCGGGAGATGATGATGAAGTTATTGGGG TCCGCAGGATCCAGTAAGGAGGAGAAGGTAAAGAAGGGCAAGAAAGGGAAAATGAAAGAAGAGCCGGTGAAGAAGCCTCAGCCTCATCAGAAACCTGCCGTGAAACCCAGAGCCGAAAACAGCAGCCGGACCAACGAAGACGCCGACGCTGCTGAAGATCCAGACGCCAAG GAGACGGAGGACGTGGACAATCCTGCCGCCGAG GACTGTTCTATTCTGGACTCGCTGACCGGTCTGCCCCATCCGGATGATGTGTTGATGTTCGCCGTTCCCGTTTGCGCTCCATACATGGCGCTCTCAAACTACAA GTACAAAGTGAAATTAACTCCAGGGACTCAGAAAAAGGGGAAAG CTGCCCGTACGGCCGTGTTGAGCTTCATGCGAGGGAAAGACGCCAGCGCGCGAGAGAAAGACTTGTTCAGAAGCGTGAAG GACACGGATCTGTCCAGGAACATGCCTGGGAAAGTCAAGGTGTCTGCGCCGAACCTCTTAGCAGTGAAGAAGAAGTGA
- the LOC137006226 gene encoding ribosome quality control complex subunit NEMF-like isoform X3, whose translation MKSRFNTVDIRAVIAEINAKCVGMRVNNIYDIDTKTYLIKLQKPDCKSVLLIESGIRIHLTEFDWPKNMMPSGFAMKCRKHLKSRRLVHVKQLGVDRIVDMQFGSDEAAYHLILELYDRGNIILTDHQFTILNLLRFRTAEAEDVDVKIAVRERYPVENARPVEPLIHLDRLTEILSEAQSGEQIKRVLNPHLPYGGSLIEHCLMAVGLPGFCKVEQFEIAQAISKIMEALQMAEDYMEKTADFSGRGFIIQNSEKKPSMCPDQSQEELLMYEEFHPFLFCQHAKSRYVEFESFNKAVDEFFSKMESQKLDMKALQQEKHALKKLENVRRDHEQRLEALHQLQEVDRLKGELVEMNLQTVERALQVVRSALANQVDWAEIAQIVKEAQAAGDPVACAIKELKLQSNHMTMLLKNPYVGSEDGEAEDTDARKAAEGSEALKGKKSKSKEKGQKGKLEKDKPVLVDVDLNLSAYANAKKYYDSKRSAAKKEQKTVEAAQKAFKSAEKKTKQTLKEVQTVTSIQKARKVYWFEKFLWFVSSENYLIIAGRDQQQNEMIVKRYLRAGDVYVHADLHGATSCVIKNPSGDPVPPRTLTEAGTMAVCYSAAWDAKVITSAWWVHHHQVSKTAPTGEYLTTGSFMIRGKKNFLPPSYLIMGFGFLFKVDDESVFRHRGERKMKTLDEEEDVASSTADLLEEGDELLGVVCEHHRSSLLILKPVQTRCVVLDCVSGEDSGSEGEEEEESSRPAAEEEEQLTCANTRDEDEAEQTCSAPDEPPAEDDQISFPDTSISLSHLQPNRTLQSDAFKQDDSHQVNADAQGKKHLTAKQRRHEEEAEAGERGRSGGKRHQRAGDSQRDGAQERSGQSAAEERTEEQTEEDEGQIQRPG comes from the exons atGAAGAGCAGGTTTAATACAGTGGATATCAGAGCAGTGATCGCAGAAATCAACGCAAA ATGTGTCGGGATGAGAGTCAACAACATCTATGACATCGACACTAAAACATACCTGATCAAGCTGCAGAA GCCAGACTGTAAGTCGGTGCTGCTGATCGAGTCTGGCATCAGGATTCACCTGACGGAGTTCGACTGGCCCAAGAACATGATGCCGTCTGGATTCGCCATGAAG TGCCGAAAGCACCTGAAGTCCAGGAGGCTGGTGCACGTGAAGCAGCTCGGTGTGGACAGGATCGTGGACATGCAGTTCGGCTCCGACGAGGCGGCGTATCATCTGATCCTGGAGCTGTACGACCGC gggAACATCATCCTGACGGACCATCAGTTCACTATCCTGAATCTGCTCCGCTTCCGTACGGCCGAGGCCGAGGATGTGGACGTGAAGATCGCGGTGAGAGAGAGATACCCTGTAGAGAACGCCAGACCCGTGGAGCCGCTCATCCATCTGGACAG ACTCACAGAGATCCTGTCTGAAGCTCAGAGCGGAGAGCAAATCAAACGGGTTCTGAATCCTCATCTGC cgtACGGCGGGTCGCTCATCGAACACTGTCTCATGGCCGTCGGGCTGCCGGGCTTCTGTAAAGTCGAGCAGTTTGAAATCGCTCAGG CAATTTCTAAAATCATGGAGGCTTTACAGATGGCTGAAGATTACATGGAGAAAACGGCCGACTTCAGTGGAAGG GGCTTCATCATCCAGAACAGCGAGAAGAAGCCGAGCATGTGTCCGGATCAGTCCCAGGAAGAGCTGCTGAT GTATGAAGAATTTCATCCGTTCCTCTTTTGCCAACATGCAAAAAGCCGCTATGTTGAGTTTGAGTCTTTTAACAAG GCCGTGGATGAGTTCTTCTCTAAGATGGAGAGTCAGAAGTTGGACATGAAAGCGCTGCAGCAGGAGAAACACGCGCTGAAGAAGCTGGAGAACGTCAGACGCGATCATGAGCAGCGGCTGGAGGCGCTTCATCAGCTACAG GAGGTGGACCGGCTGAAGGGCGAGCTGGTGGAGATGAACCTGCAGACGGTGGAGCGAGCGCTGCAGGTGGTGCGCAGTGCGCTGGCCAATCAGGTGGACTGGGCCGAGATCGCTCAGATCGTGAAGGAAGCTCAAGCGGCCGGCGACCCCGTGGCCTGCGCCATCAAAGAGCTCAAGCTGCAGAGCAATCACATGACCATGCTGCTCAA AAACCCTTATGTTGGTTCAGAGGACGGAGAGGCTGAAGACACGGATGCCAGAAAGGCTGCGGAGGGATCGGAGGCGCTAAAGGGGAAGAAGAGTAAGAGCAAAGAGAAAGGACAGAAAGGAAAACTGGAGAAGGACAAGCCTGTTCTAGTGGACGTGGATCTGAATCTCTCGGCTTACGCCAATGCAAAGAA GTACTACGACAGCAAGAGAAGCGCGGCCAAAAAAGAGCAGAAAACCGTGGAAGCGGCGCAGAAG GCCTTCAAATCTGCTGAGAAAAAGACCAAACAGACACTGAAAGAGGTGCAGACGGTGACCAGCATCCAGAAAGCCAGGAAGGTCTACTG GTTTGAGAAGTTCCTGTGGTTCGTCAGCTCCGAGAACTACCTGATCATCGCCGGACGAGACCAGCAGCAGAACGAGATGATCGTCAAGCGCTACCTGAGAGCAG GGGACGTTTACGTTCACGCGGATCTGCACGGAGCCACGAGCTGCGTGATCAAGAACCCGTCTG GTGATCCGGTTCCTCCCCGCACGCTGACCGAGGCCGGGACGATGGCCGTGTGCTACAGCGCGGCGTGGGACGCTAAGGTCATCACCAGCGCCTGGTGGGTCCACCATCATCAG GTGTCCAAGACGGCTCCGACCGGAGAATATCTGACCACTGGCAGCTTCATGATCAGAG GGAAGAAAAACTTTTTGCCTCCATCGTATCTGATCATGGGCTTCGGGTTCCTGTTCAAG GTCGACGATGAGAGTGTTTTTAGGCATCGTGGAGAAAGGAAGATGAAAACCCTGGACGAGGAAGAGGACGTGGCGTCCAGCACCGCAGACCTTCTGGAGGAAGGAGACGAACTCTTAGGTGTCGTTTGTGAACATCATCGTTCATCTCTGCTCATTCTCAAACCTGTTCAAACACGGTGTGTTGTGCTTGATTGCGTCTCAGGTGAGGACAGCGGGAGCGagggagaggaggaggaagagtcCAGCCGGCCGGCggcagaggaggaagagcagctGACGTGTGCAAACACCAGAGACGAGGATGAAGCCGAACAAACGTGCAGCGCGCCGGACGAACCGCCGGCCGAGGACGATCAGATCAGCTTCCCAGACACGAGCATCTCGCTGTCACACCTGCAGCCCAACAG GACTCTTCAGAGTGACGCCTTCAAGCAGGACGATTCGCATCAG GTGAACGCAGACGCTCAAGGCAAAAAGCACCTGACGGCCAAACAGCGCAG AcatgaagaagaagcagaagcagGAGAACGCGGACGATCCGGAGGAAAACGACACCAAAGAGCCGGAGACTCACAGCGTGACGGAGCGCAAGAACGGAGCGGCCAATCCGCCGCTGAAGAGAGGACAGAAG aACAAACTGAAGAAGATGAAGGACAAATACAAAGACCAGGATGA
- the LOC137006226 gene encoding ribosome quality control complex subunit NEMF-like isoform X1: MKSRFNTVDIRAVIAEINAKCVGMRVNNIYDIDTKTYLIKLQKPDCKSVLLIESGIRIHLTEFDWPKNMMPSGFAMKCRKHLKSRRLVHVKQLGVDRIVDMQFGSDEAAYHLILELYDRGNIILTDHQFTILNLLRFRTAEAEDVDVKIAVRERYPVENARPVEPLIHLDRLTEILSEAQSGEQIKRVLNPHLPYGGSLIEHCLMAVGLPGFCKVEQFEIAQAISKIMEALQMAEDYMEKTADFSGRGFIIQNSEKKPSMCPDQSQEELLMYEEFHPFLFCQHAKSRYVEFESFNKAVDEFFSKMESQKLDMKALQQEKHALKKLENVRRDHEQRLEALHQLQEVDRLKGELVEMNLQTVERALQVVRSALANQVDWAEIAQIVKEAQAAGDPVACAIKELKLQSNHMTMLLKNPYVGSEDGEAEDTDARKAAEGSEALKGKKSKSKEKGQKGKLEKDKPVLVDVDLNLSAYANAKKYYDSKRSAAKKEQKTVEAAQKAFKSAEKKTKQTLKEVQTVTSIQKARKVYWFEKFLWFVSSENYLIIAGRDQQQNEMIVKRYLRAGDVYVHADLHGATSCVIKNPSGDPVPPRTLTEAGTMAVCYSAAWDAKVITSAWWVHHHQVSKTAPTGEYLTTGSFMIRGKKNFLPPSYLIMGFGFLFKVDDESVFRHRGERKMKTLDEEEDVASSTADLLEEGDELLGVVCEHHRSSLLILKPVQTRCVVLDCVSGEDSGSEGEEEEESSRPAAEEEEQLTCANTRDEDEAEQTCSAPDEPPAEDDQISFPDTSISLSHLQPNRTLQSDAFKQDDSHQVNADAQGKKHLTAKQRRDMKKKQKQENADDPEENDTKEPETHSVTERKNGAANPPLKRGQKNKLKKMKDKYKDQDEEDREMMMKLLGSAGSSKEEKVKKGKKGKMKEEPVKKPQPHQKPAVKPRAENSSRTNEDADAAEDPDAKETEDVDNPAAEDCSILDSLTGLPHPDDVLMFAVPVCAPYMALSNYKYKVKLTPGTQKKGKAARTAVLSFMRGKDASAREKDLFRSVKDTDLSRNMPGKVKVSAPNLLAVKKK; this comes from the exons atGAAGAGCAGGTTTAATACAGTGGATATCAGAGCAGTGATCGCAGAAATCAACGCAAA ATGTGTCGGGATGAGAGTCAACAACATCTATGACATCGACACTAAAACATACCTGATCAAGCTGCAGAA GCCAGACTGTAAGTCGGTGCTGCTGATCGAGTCTGGCATCAGGATTCACCTGACGGAGTTCGACTGGCCCAAGAACATGATGCCGTCTGGATTCGCCATGAAG TGCCGAAAGCACCTGAAGTCCAGGAGGCTGGTGCACGTGAAGCAGCTCGGTGTGGACAGGATCGTGGACATGCAGTTCGGCTCCGACGAGGCGGCGTATCATCTGATCCTGGAGCTGTACGACCGC gggAACATCATCCTGACGGACCATCAGTTCACTATCCTGAATCTGCTCCGCTTCCGTACGGCCGAGGCCGAGGATGTGGACGTGAAGATCGCGGTGAGAGAGAGATACCCTGTAGAGAACGCCAGACCCGTGGAGCCGCTCATCCATCTGGACAG ACTCACAGAGATCCTGTCTGAAGCTCAGAGCGGAGAGCAAATCAAACGGGTTCTGAATCCTCATCTGC cgtACGGCGGGTCGCTCATCGAACACTGTCTCATGGCCGTCGGGCTGCCGGGCTTCTGTAAAGTCGAGCAGTTTGAAATCGCTCAGG CAATTTCTAAAATCATGGAGGCTTTACAGATGGCTGAAGATTACATGGAGAAAACGGCCGACTTCAGTGGAAGG GGCTTCATCATCCAGAACAGCGAGAAGAAGCCGAGCATGTGTCCGGATCAGTCCCAGGAAGAGCTGCTGAT GTATGAAGAATTTCATCCGTTCCTCTTTTGCCAACATGCAAAAAGCCGCTATGTTGAGTTTGAGTCTTTTAACAAG GCCGTGGATGAGTTCTTCTCTAAGATGGAGAGTCAGAAGTTGGACATGAAAGCGCTGCAGCAGGAGAAACACGCGCTGAAGAAGCTGGAGAACGTCAGACGCGATCATGAGCAGCGGCTGGAGGCGCTTCATCAGCTACAG GAGGTGGACCGGCTGAAGGGCGAGCTGGTGGAGATGAACCTGCAGACGGTGGAGCGAGCGCTGCAGGTGGTGCGCAGTGCGCTGGCCAATCAGGTGGACTGGGCCGAGATCGCTCAGATCGTGAAGGAAGCTCAAGCGGCCGGCGACCCCGTGGCCTGCGCCATCAAAGAGCTCAAGCTGCAGAGCAATCACATGACCATGCTGCTCAA AAACCCTTATGTTGGTTCAGAGGACGGAGAGGCTGAAGACACGGATGCCAGAAAGGCTGCGGAGGGATCGGAGGCGCTAAAGGGGAAGAAGAGTAAGAGCAAAGAGAAAGGACAGAAAGGAAAACTGGAGAAGGACAAGCCTGTTCTAGTGGACGTGGATCTGAATCTCTCGGCTTACGCCAATGCAAAGAA GTACTACGACAGCAAGAGAAGCGCGGCCAAAAAAGAGCAGAAAACCGTGGAAGCGGCGCAGAAG GCCTTCAAATCTGCTGAGAAAAAGACCAAACAGACACTGAAAGAGGTGCAGACGGTGACCAGCATCCAGAAAGCCAGGAAGGTCTACTG GTTTGAGAAGTTCCTGTGGTTCGTCAGCTCCGAGAACTACCTGATCATCGCCGGACGAGACCAGCAGCAGAACGAGATGATCGTCAAGCGCTACCTGAGAGCAG GGGACGTTTACGTTCACGCGGATCTGCACGGAGCCACGAGCTGCGTGATCAAGAACCCGTCTG GTGATCCGGTTCCTCCCCGCACGCTGACCGAGGCCGGGACGATGGCCGTGTGCTACAGCGCGGCGTGGGACGCTAAGGTCATCACCAGCGCCTGGTGGGTCCACCATCATCAG GTGTCCAAGACGGCTCCGACCGGAGAATATCTGACCACTGGCAGCTTCATGATCAGAG GGAAGAAAAACTTTTTGCCTCCATCGTATCTGATCATGGGCTTCGGGTTCCTGTTCAAG GTCGACGATGAGAGTGTTTTTAGGCATCGTGGAGAAAGGAAGATGAAAACCCTGGACGAGGAAGAGGACGTGGCGTCCAGCACCGCAGACCTTCTGGAGGAAGGAGACGAACTCTTAGGTGTCGTTTGTGAACATCATCGTTCATCTCTGCTCATTCTCAAACCTGTTCAAACACGGTGTGTTGTGCTTGATTGCGTCTCAGGTGAGGACAGCGGGAGCGagggagaggaggaggaagagtcCAGCCGGCCGGCggcagaggaggaagagcagctGACGTGTGCAAACACCAGAGACGAGGATGAAGCCGAACAAACGTGCAGCGCGCCGGACGAACCGCCGGCCGAGGACGATCAGATCAGCTTCCCAGACACGAGCATCTCGCTGTCACACCTGCAGCCCAACAG GACTCTTCAGAGTGACGCCTTCAAGCAGGACGATTCGCATCAG GTGAACGCAGACGCTCAAGGCAAAAAGCACCTGACGGCCAAACAGCGCAG AGAcatgaagaagaagcagaagcagGAGAACGCGGACGATCCGGAGGAAAACGACACCAAAGAGCCGGAGACTCACAGCGTGACGGAGCGCAAGAACGGAGCGGCCAATCCGCCGCTGAAGAGAGGACAGAAG aACAAACTGAAGAAGATGAAGGACAAATACAAAGACCAGGATGAAGAGGACCGGGAGATGATGATGAAGTTATTGGGG TCCGCAGGATCCAGTAAGGAGGAGAAGGTAAAGAAGGGCAAGAAAGGGAAAATGAAAGAAGAGCCGGTGAAGAAGCCTCAGCCTCATCAGAAACCTGCCGTGAAACCCAGAGCCGAAAACAGCAGCCGGACCAACGAAGACGCCGACGCTGCTGAAGATCCAGACGCCAAG GAGACGGAGGACGTGGACAATCCTGCCGCCGAG GACTGTTCTATTCTGGACTCGCTGACCGGTCTGCCCCATCCGGATGATGTGTTGATGTTCGCCGTTCCCGTTTGCGCTCCATACATGGCGCTCTCAAACTACAA GTACAAAGTGAAATTAACTCCAGGGACTCAGAAAAAGGGGAAAG CTGCCCGTACGGCCGTGTTGAGCTTCATGCGAGGGAAAGACGCCAGCGCGCGAGAGAAAGACTTGTTCAGAAGCGTGAAG GACACGGATCTGTCCAGGAACATGCCTGGGAAAGTCAAGGTGTCTGCGCCGAACCTCTTAGCAGTGAAGAAGAAGTGA